The nucleotide window CAAGTACTGCTGCAGCcatgataatatttttaacagtATTTGAGTCTAACTTATCATATAACGTTTCTGAAGTACCAGGAACATCCGTAATGGTAACATGGTTTGTATCTCCCCCAGTGTTTGAATTATATGATGATACTGGGTTAAGAGCGTACCCAGGGCTTCCTTGAGACGGGTGACTCAAAGATTTTTCAGTTACGGCTGCTGCAGCCGGTGCACGTGTTAATCCTCCTTGACCTACTTGACCTGTTGAGCTTATTGAACCTCTTGCACTTGGTGTACTTGTTGTAATTACTGAACTTCCTGAAGCTCTGCTACCCAATGCTCTTGATGAACTTGACGAAGTTTGTGATGCCCCTAAAGATGATGCTCGTTCTGATGTTGTTGGCCTTGATGGAcctaataaaaatgagaataaTGATGGTCTTCCTTGACTTGACGAACTTCTTGTACTTGTTGTAGTTACCGTATTGGTTGTAGTGGCTGTATTTGTTGTAGTTACTGCAGTCACAATAGGTGATGCCTTTGTCGCAGTTACGGGAGTCACTGTAAGTGGTGCACTTGCTGTAGTTACTGTAGTTACTGTAGTCCCTGTAGATACTATacttgttgttgttgttgtttttCCTGGTTGAGTTGTGGCCACTGGACTTGACACAGTTGATGTAGTTGCAGCAGGTGACGAACTCGATGAGCTTGTTGCGACTACTGAAGCTTTTGGTCCTGCTGTACCTTCTGAAACTTTTTGACCTCCTAGAGGTGCTTGACCTGCAACAACTTTATCCTTTTCCTTGCCAGCAGGGAGTGCTTTAGGATCTGGTTtatctccatttttgcattttcctaatttatatataagagACGTTAACTCATGCTTATGATTACAAGAAAAATAGTCAGTTATATTCGTCCAAGAAAATAACCCGCATTGGGCAATCTTATACTTATCGTGTAATGACTTAAAATTCTCAAGATATGTTAAATGCTTAGTGCAATCATCTTGCTTTTTGGaattactaatttttttaattttatcaatatttttaaaataaatatacgaaaatatcctcttttttaattcatctaatttaatatcttttatattattttcaggCTTACATTTACTCAATTTTGCCATACTAATGACTGTCCATGCATCATTAAgatctttaaaaaaaggtacatttTCAATCTTTGCAGATTTGTCAGCATGAATTGCacctattttttcatataaccaataacGTATATAACTGCAGTAATTATTGCGTTCCGAAGGATTCGCTTTACTTAATTTAACTAAATGACGTACTAGCTTAATGCAAAGGTCTTTGACTTCTGCGCTTTTAGAACTTACTTTTTTATCGATTCCATTACAAAGTTGATCAAAATCAGAAGATTCACCAAGCTCtgaaaagaatttttctGGATGTATTTTATGCAATTCTACAGCTTCTGCAGCCTCCTCCTGATAATAAACATGAAAAGGTTAACATATTAGAACCAAAGATACGGTTCTCATAAtagaatttttcttttctttcaaGTTGAACTAATGTAATTAGTAATGTACAAATAAAGacttatattcatatataccAAAGTTTTCCCAGGTggtttcgtcattttttttggatatTATTTGAgtttaatataatgtaaaatattattaaactATGAACAtttacattaaatatatatctatattttatatataacctTCCATCGATAAATTTTTACGCAGATCTTTTCATTATTCGCAGCACTTAAAAAAGCTTTCACTTTTTACTACTCAATTTTAAGGTTATTATGGAACAAATTCCtattgtattatttataataaagcaaaataccactattaaaatatcataaaaataga belongs to Plasmodium vivax chromosome 6, whole genome shotgun sequence and includes:
- a CDS encoding hypothetical protein, conserved (encoded by transcript PVX_004495A), producing MAKLSKCKPENNIKDIKLDELKKRIFSYIYFKNIDKIKKISNSKKQDDCTKHLTYLENFKSLHDKYKIAQCGLFSWTNITDYFSCNHKHELTSLIYKLGKCKNGDKPDPKALPAGKEKDKVVAGQAPLGGQKVSEGTAGPKASVVATSSSSSSPAATTSTVSSPVATTQPGKTTTTTSIVSTGTTVTTVTTASAPLTVTPVTATKASPIVTAVTTTNTATTTNTVTTTSTRSSSSQGRPSLFSFLLGPSRPTTSERASSLGASQTSSSSSRALGSRASGSSVITTSTPSARGSISSTGQVGQGGLTRAPAAAAVTEKSLSHPSQGSPGYALNPVSSYNSNTGGDTNHVTITDVPGTSETLYDKLDSNTVKNIIMAAAVLGIIFFLFYYNRSSRIESSIKPKKRKKKPFEHNYYEEYEKELAKYESENESLDSLEDRYYLTYQPDQDSYY